One window of Paludibacter propionicigenes WB4 genomic DNA carries:
- a CDS encoding ABC transporter substrate-binding protein, translating into MYNFSGLRHRMQRIIGSNAGGLLLVILLFGVMVVANARTITDMAGRKVTVPDKITRVIPYDNKTNPILFSVAGNLMIAKARSMESPYLRFISKDFLSKREIDTKNAEEVIKLKPDVIIVGAFLEDRDNVSRYEAFASKINIPLVVVDLELMNLDKTYDFLGQLLGKTAEAKSCSGYIRSVYGDVEKYTKGKRVAGKAYMANDNDGLRTSPNSSNHAQLFDVMKISNAAHVSLDAKGFAQVSMEQVMAWNPDYVFCVGKGEASPYRNILKSATWRGITATKTKRVFFVPTEPYSWFDIPPSVNRILGLVWFNDLFYNQPNEITRQKVKEFYRIFYHYELMDKEYAGLYAWR; encoded by the coding sequence ATGTACAATTTTTCAGGGTTACGCCACAGGATGCAGCGGATTATCGGGAGTAATGCCGGCGGGTTACTGCTTGTAATTCTGCTTTTTGGAGTAATGGTGGTAGCTAATGCCCGAACCATTACCGATATGGCAGGACGTAAGGTAACTGTTCCCGACAAGATTACACGCGTAATTCCATACGACAACAAAACCAATCCGATACTTTTTTCGGTTGCTGGAAACCTGATGATAGCCAAAGCCCGAAGCATGGAAAGCCCGTATCTGAGGTTTATCAGTAAAGATTTTCTGAGTAAAAGAGAGATTGACACCAAAAATGCCGAAGAGGTGATAAAGCTAAAGCCCGATGTGATTATTGTTGGGGCATTTCTGGAGGACAGGGACAATGTGAGTCGCTACGAAGCTTTTGCTTCCAAAATAAATATTCCGTTGGTAGTGGTTGATTTGGAGCTAATGAATCTGGACAAAACCTACGATTTCCTCGGACAGTTACTGGGAAAAACTGCCGAAGCAAAATCCTGCTCCGGTTATATTCGCTCGGTTTACGGCGATGTGGAAAAATACACCAAAGGTAAGCGTGTCGCGGGCAAGGCTTATATGGCTAACGATAATGACGGACTACGCACATCGCCAAACAGCAGCAATCATGCGCAACTATTCGATGTTATGAAAATTTCCAATGCAGCGCATGTTTCACTCGATGCCAAAGGTTTTGCTCAGGTTTCGATGGAGCAGGTTATGGCGTGGAATCCTGACTATGTGTTTTGTGTTGGAAAAGGAGAGGCAAGTCCGTATCGCAATATATTGAAATCAGCAACATGGCGTGGCATAACGGCTACAAAAACCAAGCGGGTATTCTTCGTACCCACGGAACCATACTCCTGGTTTGATATTCCGCCTTCGGTCAATCGAATCCTCGGATTGGTGTGGTTTAATGACTTGTTTTACAATCAGCCTAACGAAATCACCCGGCAAAAGGTGAAAGAGTTTTACCGCATTTTTTATCATTATGAGCTTATGGATAAGGAGTATGCAGGATTATATGCGTGGCGATAG
- a CDS encoding TonB-dependent receptor: MYDIEEIKRYNLNYKLLAIIICCLLAGSFSAYSQTIRGVISDKDTGKPISDFTVSDWKIKLWGVTNAKGSFELRLKKPATVGLSFSHVGYQSVYVSLGKVMNDTVIRIETKSKITALADVNVTAPLRRQVLTQSYSQTNIDEMVIEEKIAASLIDVLEEVPGITKRGEYHSPIVLRGLGGKRLLVTEDGNRRMGNFSGSFMGQGVNVYDLAKVEVIKGPASVMYGPGAITGIINMETKSPFLLSGWHGRALTSYGTNNNEKTALGSVNWADMDHAVSFSARLRDANDYSVGKGLKAENSEYHDKDMRLSYTWEGNNSLSANAESELHLGGTWGRPVGFNGTNYMRVYNPNDDTWHNAFTLKWKPETVLKRIEASVYFDKENRRQIKDSYDIGTGKLSYREDVKYSNYYGGWRCLSVLSLNKKMELNIGTDGVYYRIQSPTEYTDFFHTINIKNRVSKDAGVMLAGVFAETEYKSMDSKLKIRAGLRADYSRINEGDVHDTLQTVGRKSSVTAWNGTAGAVYEVSPNVFSSFQVARSCRMPDASEMFIVNSTSDGVVYGNPNLTPEYGLNLDAGLRGVVGFLSFDLSMFGNFLQDFISMEYWIGSGKKGINYSYYNIDRARIFGAELSIGTKWKGCLHPDNTLMYNGMFVFTQGDKLTDAPGWFSVGVPLRNIPPFNFYQDISLRRLINSASSVYVSSDVRLYITQNRIAPSADGGYVSPGYCLFGASAGYSHKGRAFDWDVKLRGDNLTDNKYRPFESLVYGMGRNVKLMLNLKF, translated from the coding sequence GTGTACGACATAGAAGAAATAAAACGATACAACTTGAACTATAAATTATTAGCCATAATTATTTGTTGTCTTCTTGCCGGTTCTTTTTCCGCTTACTCCCAAACTATTCGGGGAGTAATTTCAGACAAAGACACCGGAAAACCGATTTCGGATTTTACCGTTAGCGACTGGAAAATAAAATTGTGGGGCGTAACCAATGCTAAAGGAAGCTTTGAGCTTCGTTTAAAGAAACCGGCTACAGTAGGATTAAGCTTTTCGCATGTTGGTTATCAGTCTGTCTATGTCTCTTTAGGCAAAGTTATGAATGACACAGTTATCAGGATAGAAACGAAAAGTAAAATTACGGCATTGGCCGATGTCAATGTCACAGCACCACTACGGCGACAGGTGCTCACCCAAAGCTACTCGCAAACCAATATAGACGAAATGGTGATAGAGGAAAAAATAGCTGCTTCGCTTATCGATGTGTTGGAAGAAGTGCCCGGCATCACCAAACGCGGCGAGTATCATTCGCCCATTGTGCTGCGCGGCTTGGGTGGAAAGCGACTTCTCGTTACCGAAGATGGTAACCGCCGTATGGGAAATTTCTCGGGAAGTTTCATGGGGCAGGGAGTAAATGTCTATGATCTGGCCAAAGTGGAAGTAATTAAAGGTCCGGCATCGGTTATGTATGGCCCCGGAGCCATTACTGGCATTATCAATATGGAGACAAAATCGCCTTTTCTGCTTTCGGGTTGGCATGGTCGTGCGCTGACGTCGTACGGTACAAACAATAACGAGAAAACGGCGTTGGGCTCAGTTAATTGGGCTGATATGGATCATGCTGTAAGTTTTTCAGCTCGTTTGCGCGATGCCAATGATTACTCGGTAGGGAAAGGTCTGAAAGCCGAGAATAGTGAATATCACGACAAAGACATGCGACTATCATATACCTGGGAAGGAAATAATTCTTTATCGGCAAATGCCGAAAGCGAACTGCATCTGGGCGGTACATGGGGACGACCCGTAGGTTTCAACGGAACAAATTATATGCGGGTGTACAATCCTAATGACGACACCTGGCACAATGCCTTTACGCTGAAATGGAAGCCGGAAACCGTTCTGAAACGGATAGAAGCATCGGTATATTTTGATAAGGAAAATCGCAGGCAGATCAAAGATTCGTATGATATCGGAACTGGAAAACTGTCGTACCGCGAGGATGTGAAATACAGCAATTATTACGGTGGGTGGCGCTGTCTTTCTGTTTTGTCATTGAATAAAAAAATGGAACTGAACATCGGTACGGATGGCGTTTATTACCGCATACAGTCACCCACAGAATACACCGATTTCTTTCATACTATCAATATCAAAAACCGGGTATCAAAGGATGCAGGTGTGATGTTGGCCGGAGTTTTTGCCGAAACGGAATACAAATCGATGGATAGCAAATTAAAAATCAGAGCCGGACTTCGAGCCGATTATTCCCGAATTAATGAGGGTGATGTACACGACACTCTTCAAACCGTCGGTCGAAAAAGCAGCGTTACTGCATGGAATGGCACGGCGGGAGCTGTGTATGAGGTATCTCCCAATGTTTTTAGTTCGTTTCAAGTTGCGCGTTCGTGTCGCATGCCGGATGCTTCGGAAATGTTTATTGTCAATTCCACTTCCGATGGTGTGGTTTATGGCAATCCCAATCTGACACCCGAATACGGTTTGAACCTTGATGCCGGATTGCGTGGTGTTGTCGGATTCCTGTCCTTCGATCTGAGCATGTTTGGTAATTTTTTGCAGGACTTTATATCCATGGAATACTGGATAGGATCCGGTAAAAAAGGAATTAATTACAGCTATTACAACATTGACCGTGCGCGTATTTTTGGTGCAGAACTTTCTATAGGAACTAAATGGAAAGGATGCTTACATCCCGATAATACGTTGATGTATAACGGAATGTTTGTATTTACACAGGGTGATAAACTGACTGATGCTCCCGGTTGGTTCTCCGTTGGAGTTCCACTTCGAAATATTCCGCCGTTTAATTTTTATCAGGATATTTCACTGCGCCGATTGATTAACTCGGCTTCGTCGGTGTATGTAAGTAGCGATGTGCGGCTTTATATCACTCAAAACCGGATTGCACCCAGTGCCGATGGTGGTTATGTTTCACCCGGTTATTGTCTGTTTGGGGCTTCGGCGGGGTACAGTCACAAAGGGCGGGCATTCGATTGGGATGTGAAACTTCGGGGTGATAACCTGACTGATAATAAGTATCGACCGTTTGAATCGTTAGTATACGGCATGGGGCGAAACGTGAAGCTAATGCTGAACCTGAAGTTTTGA